From a single Solanum dulcamara chromosome 4, daSolDulc1.2, whole genome shotgun sequence genomic region:
- the LOC129887590 gene encoding S-adenosylmethionine decarboxylase proenzyme-like translates to MMEVALPVSAIGFEGYEKRLEISFFEPGLFADPEGKGLRLLSKAQLDEFLGPAECTIVYSLSNECVDSYVLSESSLFIFPYKIIIKTCGTTKLLLSIPAILKLADTLSLKVQAVKYTRGSFIFPGAQSFPHRHFSVEVEVLDSYFGNLSSGSKAVILGSPDKPQKWHVYSASAGPIQTTNPVYTLEMCMTNLDRKKASVFYKTESSSAAQMTIRSGIRKILADSDICDFEFDPCGYSMNSVEGAALSTIHVTPEDGFSYASFEAVGYDLNSSSLGSLVNRVLTCFQPDEFSIALHADDVACELLERICSFDVKGYSLAEWSPEELGKGGSIVYQKFARSSFCGSPKSVLQDCWKEEEKEEKGLC, encoded by the coding sequence ATGATGGAAGTGGCATTGCCAGTTTCTGCCATTGGTTTTGAAGGTTATGAGAAGAGGcttgaaatttcattttttgagCCTGGTCTTTTTGCTGATCCTGAAGGAAAAGGTCTTCGATTGCTGTCAAAAGCACAATTGGATGAGTTCCTAGGACCTGCTGAGTGCAccatagtttattctctttctaaTGAGTGTGTTGACTCCTATGTCCTTTCCGAGTCGAGCCTTTTCATTTTTCCTTACAAGATCATCATCAAGACCTGTGGTACCACAAAGTTGCTTCTCTCAATTCCGGCCATCCTGAAGTTGGCTGATACCCTTTCACTCAAAGTACAAGCTGTGAAGTATACCCGTGGGAGCTTCATCTTCCCTGGGGCCCAGTCATTTCCTCATCGTCACTTCTCTGTAGAAGTTGAGGTCCTTGATAGCTACTTTGGAAATCTTAGTTCAGGCAGCAAAGCTGTAATTTTGGGCAGTCCTGACAAACCTCAAAAATGGCATGTTTACTCTGCCTCTGCTGGACCTATTCAGACTACGAACCCTGTCTACACTCTTGAGATGTGCATGACTAATTTGGATAGGAAGAAGGCTTCTGTCTTTTACAAGACTGAATCAAGCTCGGCAGCTCAAATGACTATTAGATCTGGCATAAGGAAGATCCTCGCTGACTCTGATATATGTGATTTCGAGTTTGATCCTTGTGGGTATTCCATGAATTCAGTTGAAGGAGCTGCGCTTTCTACTATTCATGTTACACCAGAAGATGGTTTTAGTTATGCTAGCTTTGAAGCAGTTGGATATGATTTGAACTCCTCCAGTCTCGGGTCCCTGGTTAATAGGGTGCTGACATGTTTCCAGCCTGATGAGTTCTCTATTGCTTTGCATGCTGATGATGTTGCTTGTGAGCTACTGGAACGTATTTGCTCTTTTGATGTTAAGGGCTACTCTCTCGCTGAGTGGAGCCCAGAAGAACTTGGTAAAGGTGGTTCTATTGTCTACCAGAAGTTCGCTAGGAGTTCCTTCTGTGGATCTCCCAAATCCGTTCTGCAGGACTGCTGGaaagaggaagagaaagaagaaaagggGTTGTGTTGA